A stretch of the Nitratifractor salsuginis DSM 16511 genome encodes the following:
- a CDS encoding ATP citrate lyase citrate-binding domain-containing protein, producing the protein MAQRAIREYDGKQLFAKHWNEYFDGFHYPFKSVLVTSADELRQKAKEHGFEWLNQEPLVVKPDMLFGKRGKNDLVLFKKEKPGDVTLEDAAKWIEEKQSHDVTLLSGQHGRLTHFIVEPFTPHTQDQEYYIAATTVGEDDVLYMSAEGGMEVEEGWEEKVNEVRIPINMPEADIEKAIRANVPEDIPAESHEAFATFAIQFFKFFRDMHFAYLEINPLVLIGTDAHILDLVARLDDTAGFMMKEKWGDIEFPTAFGMEEQSPEEKAIAEADSKSGASLKLTVLNPQGRIWTMVAGGGASVVYADTIADLAGVKDLANYGEYSGGPTTGETEFYAETIFDLMTRYPDPRGKILIIGGAIANFTDVAKTFTGIINALEKWAPKLKEHNTKIYVRRGGPNYEKGLQDMKDAAERLGLEIHVYGPETHVTDIVRMALEDEKQK; encoded by the coding sequence ATGGCTCAACGAGCAATACGCGAATATGATGGAAAGCAGCTCTTTGCCAAACATTGGAATGAGTATTTCGACGGGTTCCACTACCCCTTCAAGTCCGTGCTGGTCACCAGCGCCGACGAACTCCGCCAAAAGGCGAAAGAGCACGGATTCGAGTGGCTCAACCAGGAGCCCCTGGTCGTCAAACCCGATATGCTCTTCGGTAAGCGCGGTAAAAACGATCTGGTCCTTTTCAAAAAAGAGAAGCCCGGTGACGTGACCCTCGAAGATGCCGCCAAATGGATCGAAGAGAAGCAGTCCCATGACGTCACGCTGCTTTCCGGTCAGCATGGCCGCCTGACCCACTTCATCGTCGAGCCTTTTACCCCCCACACCCAGGATCAGGAGTACTACATCGCCGCCACCACCGTCGGTGAGGACGATGTGCTCTATATGTCCGCCGAAGGGGGAATGGAAGTCGAAGAGGGATGGGAAGAGAAAGTCAACGAAGTCCGCATCCCCATCAATATGCCCGAAGCGGACATCGAAAAGGCGATCCGCGCCAACGTGCCTGAGGATATTCCGGCCGAGAGCCATGAAGCCTTCGCCACTTTCGCCATCCAGTTCTTCAAATTCTTCCGGGATATGCACTTCGCCTACCTGGAGATCAACCCGCTGGTCCTCATCGGTACCGACGCTCATATCCTTGACCTCGTTGCCCGTCTGGATGATACCGCCGGCTTTATGATGAAAGAGAAGTGGGGAGACATCGAATTCCCCACCGCCTTCGGTATGGAAGAGCAGTCTCCCGAAGAGAAAGCCATCGCCGAAGCCGACAGCAAGTCGGGTGCGTCACTCAAGCTCACCGTCCTCAACCCCCAGGGCCGCATCTGGACCATGGTCGCCGGAGGAGGCGCTTCCGTCGTCTATGCCGACACCATCGCCGATTTGGCAGGGGTCAAGGACCTGGCCAACTACGGGGAGTACTCCGGAGGACCCACCACCGGGGAGACCGAGTTCTACGCCGAGACCATCTTCGACCTGATGACCCGCTATCCCGACCCCAGAGGCAAGATCCTCATCATCGGAGGGGCCATTGCCAACTTCACCGATGTCGCCAAGACCTTCACCGGGATCATCAACGCCCTGGAGAAATGGGCGCCCAAGCTCAAAGAGCACAACACCAAGATCTATGTACGCCGGGGCGGCCCCAACTATGAAAAAGGGCTTCAGGATATGAAAGATGCTGCGGAGCGCCTGGGTCTGGAGATCCATGTCTACGGTCCCGAAACTCACGTCACCGACATCGTGCGCATGGCCCTCGAAGACGAGAAGCAGAAGTAA
- a CDS encoding citrate/2-methylcitrate synthase, producing the protein MSRLFTRDTQAIFWNNNKSAIQRMLDYDYVIKRETPSVAAIVAPTSSAKFEKFFWGGDEIMIDVFRSTEEAVAAHPNADVLLNFASFRTAYDVTMEALAIPGQFRVIMVTAEGIPERLARTMNQAARDAGVTVIGPATVGAIAPGAFKIANIGGTIENIIKSKLHRAGSAGLVTRSGGLFNELCNIIALNADGIAEGVAIGGDRFVGSVFIDNMLRMESNPDVKYMILLGEVGGTEEYKVIEAVKSGKITKPVIAWCIGTIAKHFSSGVQFGHAGASANADRETAAAKNEAMREAGIHVPESFNDLPRVINEVYTKLYNEGVILEIEEPEIRTIPKVRRPKNFICTISDDRGEEATYAGYPISSVATPDTGKTIGDVISLLWFKKVYPRWAVDFIETVIKTVADHGPAVSGAHNAKVTARAGKSVVESLVTGLLTIGPRFGGAIDGAAKYFKYAYDNELSPAEFLAYMKKQGIPIPGIGHRIKSLRNPDLRVEGLKKFAAEYFPKTPLLDYALEVEQLTTSKKDNLILNVDGTIGILMVDMWRSLGYSEEEIDEFIESGTLNSFFILGRTIGFIGHVLDEKRLAMPMYRHPWDDILYDVKKAEEI; encoded by the coding sequence ATGAGCAGACTGTTTACACGAGATACTCAAGCGATATTCTGGAACAACAACAAGAGCGCCATCCAGCGGATGCTGGATTACGATTACGTCATCAAGCGGGAGACCCCCTCCGTCGCGGCGATCGTCGCGCCCACCAGCAGTGCCAAGTTCGAAAAGTTCTTCTGGGGCGGTGACGAGATCATGATCGATGTCTTCCGCAGCACCGAAGAGGCCGTCGCCGCCCATCCCAATGCGGATGTGCTTCTGAACTTCGCCTCTTTCCGGACTGCCTACGATGTCACGATGGAAGCCCTGGCCATTCCCGGCCAGTTCCGCGTGATCATGGTCACCGCCGAGGGGATTCCCGAGCGTCTAGCCCGGACCATGAACCAGGCCGCCAGAGATGCCGGCGTCACCGTGATCGGGCCCGCGACCGTCGGTGCCATCGCTCCCGGCGCCTTCAAGATCGCCAACATCGGCGGAACCATCGAAAACATCATCAAATCCAAGCTCCACCGCGCCGGAAGCGCCGGTCTGGTCACCCGCTCCGGCGGTCTGTTTAACGAGCTGTGTAACATCATCGCCCTCAACGCCGACGGGATTGCCGAGGGTGTGGCCATCGGTGGGGACCGCTTCGTCGGTTCCGTCTTCATCGACAATATGCTCCGTATGGAGAGCAACCCCGATGTCAAATATATGATCCTCCTGGGTGAGGTCGGGGGAACCGAAGAGTACAAAGTGATCGAAGCGGTCAAGTCGGGCAAGATCACCAAGCCGGTCATTGCCTGGTGTATCGGAACCATCGCCAAGCACTTCAGCAGCGGCGTACAGTTCGGCCACGCGGGTGCCTCCGCCAACGCCGACCGTGAGACCGCCGCGGCGAAAAACGAAGCGATGCGCGAAGCGGGCATCCATGTCCCCGAGAGCTTCAACGACCTGCCCCGTGTCATCAACGAGGTCTATACCAAGCTCTACAACGAAGGGGTGATCCTGGAGATCGAAGAGCCCGAGATCCGCACCATCCCCAAAGTGCGCCGGCCCAAGAACTTTATCTGTACCATCAGCGACGACCGGGGCGAAGAGGCGACCTACGCGGGCTATCCCATCAGCTCCGTCGCTACGCCCGATACCGGCAAGACCATCGGTGACGTCATCAGTCTGCTCTGGTTCAAAAAAGTCTATCCCCGCTGGGCGGTCGATTTCATCGAAACTGTCATCAAGACCGTCGCCGACCACGGCCCCGCCGTCTCCGGTGCGCATAACGCCAAAGTCACCGCCCGTGCCGGCAAGAGTGTCGTCGAGTCTCTCGTCACCGGTCTGCTCACCATCGGCCCCCGCTTCGGCGGCGCCATCGACGGAGCGGCCAAATACTTCAAATACGCCTACGACAACGAGCTCAGCCCCGCCGAGTTCCTGGCCTATATGAAGAAGCAGGGGATCCCCATTCCCGGAATCGGCCACCGCATCAAATCCCTGCGTAATCCCGACCTGCGGGTCGAGGGGCTCAAGAAGTTTGCCGCCGAGTACTTCCCCAAAACCCCTCTGCTCGATTACGCCCTGGAGGTCGAGCAGCTCACCACGTCCAAGAAGGACAACCTGATCCTCAACGTGGATGGAACCATCGGAATCCTGATGGTCGATATGTGGCGCTCTCTGGGCTACAGCGAAGAGGAGATCGACGAGTTCATCGAGTCGGGAACCCTCAACTCCTTCTTCATCCTGGGCCGCACCATCGGCTTCATCGGCCACGTGCTCGATGAGAAGCGCCTGGCAATGCCGATGTACCGCCACCCCTGGGACGACATCCTCTACGACGTCAAAAAGGCCGAAGAGATCTAA
- a CDS encoding SEL1-like repeat protein: protein MRRCFLLLTVFLISWLSAGTDEAYRAYKKRDYTESFRLYREAYKHSGSTKAAYNLGVFYEKGIGVKKNLKEALRYYEEVETAAMNLYSSKAICSDRKMLPYYKKSLKKLYQYAHSGYAVKLLQSIEDECAETQRKPSEPYLSKCPAASIIPRADRNDLAYYDCALFKRYPKLMKRYLRLDRERRIALARAEASGSRDRQAARRAKAAHRRIRKLVVPLMRYELQRAIACTRKASTFGEAGACRMNYIRFADKVMGCEPTFEGCGFDPNPEESCRRQRLHDQKPLDAAHKREMIERLHSKLTQHDYFTGDCDSLYQTL from the coding sequence ATGCGCCGCTGTTTTCTTCTGCTTACTGTCTTTCTGATCTCTTGGCTTTCAGCCGGGACCGATGAAGCCTACCGTGCCTACAAAAAGAGGGACTACACCGAATCCTTCCGTCTCTACCGGGAGGCTTACAAGCACAGCGGCAGCACCAAAGCCGCCTACAATCTCGGGGTCTTCTACGAAAAGGGGATCGGGGTGAAAAAGAACCTCAAAGAAGCGCTCCGCTACTACGAAGAGGTCGAGACGGCGGCGATGAACCTCTACTCTTCCAAAGCGATTTGTTCCGATCGGAAGATGCTTCCCTATTACAAAAAGAGCCTGAAAAAGCTGTACCAATACGCCCACTCAGGCTACGCTGTGAAACTTCTGCAAAGCATCGAAGATGAGTGTGCCGAAACGCAGAGAAAACCTTCTGAGCCCTATCTTTCCAAATGCCCCGCCGCTTCGATCATTCCCAGGGCGGACCGGAACGATCTGGCCTATTACGATTGCGCCCTTTTCAAACGATACCCGAAGCTGATGAAGCGGTATCTTCGGCTCGATAGGGAACGCCGGATCGCTCTGGCCCGGGCTGAGGCTTCGGGGAGCAGGGATCGGCAGGCCGCCAGACGGGCCAAAGCGGCCCACCGCCGGATCAGGAAGCTGGTGGTCCCCCTGATGCGCTACGAACTTCAGCGGGCTATCGCCTGCACCCGCAAAGCCTCGACCTTTGGAGAGGCTGGGGCTTGTAGAATGAATTACATCCGTTTCGCTGACAAAGTGATGGGGTGTGAGCCGACCTTTGAGGGTTGCGGTTTCGATCCGAATCCGGAAGAGTCCTGCCGCCGGCAACGCCTCCACGATCAAAAGCCTCTCGATGCGGCCCACAAGAGAGAGATGATAGAGCGATTGCACAGCAAACTGACGCAGCACGACTACTTCACGGGAGATTGCGACTCCCTCTATCAGACCCTTTAG
- a CDS encoding L,D-transpeptidase, with translation MFKKGWYVLLIAFCAAMLQAGDEGYEDPLLASPWRIDGANAPHFVKAKVPAPLLSTDPHPVHYPAQLYLGLKKIPLQAATTFDPERYLSLKQILDPMPQAYAKTYLKMKTLLNPAKKYLIVHIDKRRQEMRVYLDNDYLGGWHVSTARRGYWTPDGVFRPYSLERMHYSRKYHHSPMPWSVFFKGGFAIHGTYAIRHLGHPASHGCVRVHPDNAKKLYHLIRRYGKENTRIIIRG, from the coding sequence AGGGATGGTATGTCTTGCTGATTGCGTTCTGTGCTGCGATGCTCCAGGCGGGCGATGAGGGCTACGAAGATCCCCTCCTGGCCTCTCCCTGGCGGATCGACGGGGCCAATGCCCCCCATTTCGTCAAAGCCAAAGTCCCGGCCCCATTACTCTCTACCGATCCCCATCCGGTCCACTACCCCGCCCAGCTCTACCTGGGCCTGAAAAAGATCCCCCTCCAGGCGGCAACGACCTTCGATCCCGAACGCTACCTCTCCCTCAAACAAATCCTCGACCCGATGCCCCAGGCCTACGCCAAAACCTATCTGAAGATGAAGACCCTCCTCAACCCGGCAAAAAAATATCTCATCGTCCACATCGACAAACGTCGCCAGGAGATGCGGGTCTATCTCGACAACGACTATCTGGGCGGATGGCACGTCTCCACGGCGAGGCGGGGCTACTGGACCCCCGACGGCGTCTTCCGCCCCTACTCCCTGGAGCGGATGCACTACTCCCGCAAATACCACCACTCTCCGATGCCCTGGTCGGTCTTTTTCAAAGGGGGCTTCGCCATCCACGGCACCTACGCCATCCGGCACCTGGGACACCCCGCTTCCCACGGCTGCGTCCGCGTCCACCCCGACAATGCCAAGAAGCTCTACCACCTCATCCGGCGCTACGGCAAGGAGAATACCCGGATCATCATTCGGGGGTGA